In Streptomyces chartreusis NRRL 3882, the following are encoded in one genomic region:
- a CDS encoding AAA family ATPase produces the protein MRFSAVALKREIEERAAEVEARLESADGDQDGDQGRDGNGAVASGPSDGSEPGEESGGDVEDAPGDADDDTADEEPEGVFSESAVAVDTADVSVADGPASDDAHSGDAEAAVTAPEEEAPEDAAPETERDEAVPQDAEPEGSEPADAVPADAIPTDAVPADDAMPTDEDRADAVTADEVPAAPEPADALSAGAQPLDAPPADAPPVGSEPADAAPEDSVPRDTPAPGAADAQPSWTPPPPQAMPPLPPSYQSAAPAPAGQWSAQPQHQPQAQPTDPNAPAQGQPPFQPQAPQPAPAAWNPPAAPPTPPNQPPAQPAPQPGAYGFPQPGAPAAPNAQGGYGFPHPGAPAQAPATQQPPAQQPNTSPTPTPNPQDGYGFPQPGPNAQGGYGFPHPGAPAQTPATQQPPAQQPNTPPTPAPNPQDGYGFPHPGAPAPAAPNPQGGYGFPHPGAPAPAAQQPHPAVPPQAQPQPEGQGQPPQQPQPVDPRTGAAWPQPMQHDQRQPTNPGAAPLGYTAAVELSSDRLLNSKKQKAKSSRPAAGGGRFKIGGKKEEAERQRKLELIRTPVLSCYRIAVISLKGGVGKTTTTTALGSTLATERQDKILAIDANPDAGTLGRRVRRETGATIRDLVQAIPYLNSYMDIRRFTSQAPSGLEIIANDVDPAVSTTFNDEDYRRAIDVLGKQYPVILTDSGTGLLYSAMRGVLDLADQLIIISTPSVDGASSASTTLDWLSAHGYADLVARSITVISGVRETGKMIKVEDIVSHFETRCRGVIVVPFDEHLAAGAEVDLDMMRPKVREAYFNLAAMVAEDFTRHQQAHGLWTSDGNPPPVAAPPLPGHPVPGQPGPYPQQPQPGQPYPQPGQPPAQPGQPYPQAAGQPPYPQPGQPAAQPGQPYPQPGQPPAAPPQPGYGYPQPGQPGYPAQPDGQTPPPPPPSQ, from the coding sequence ATGCGGTTCTCTGCCGTCGCGCTGAAGCGGGAGATCGAGGAGCGTGCCGCCGAGGTCGAGGCGCGACTGGAGTCGGCCGACGGCGACCAGGACGGGGACCAGGGCAGGGACGGGAACGGCGCGGTCGCTTCCGGCCCGAGCGACGGGTCCGAGCCGGGTGAGGAGTCCGGCGGTGACGTCGAGGACGCTCCTGGCGACGCCGACGACGACACCGCCGACGAAGAGCCCGAGGGTGTCTTCTCCGAGTCGGCGGTCGCGGTGGACACGGCTGACGTGTCCGTCGCGGACGGCCCTGCCTCCGACGACGCCCACAGCGGGGACGCGGAAGCCGCGGTGACCGCACCGGAGGAGGAAGCTCCCGAGGACGCGGCTCCGGAGACGGAGAGGGACGAGGCCGTACCGCAGGATGCCGAGCCCGAGGGATCCGAGCCTGCGGATGCGGTGCCCGCAGACGCGATCCCGACGGATGCGGTGCCTGCCGATGATGCAATGCCTACCGACGAGGACCGGGCCGACGCAGTGACTGCGGACGAGGTCCCGGCTGCCCCCGAGCCGGCCGACGCCCTGTCGGCTGGCGCACAGCCCCTCGACGCCCCGCCCGCAGACGCCCCGCCCGTGGGCTCCGAGCCCGCCGACGCCGCTCCCGAGGACAGCGTTCCGCGGGATACCCCCGCGCCGGGTGCGGCCGACGCACAGCCCTCCTGGACTCCCCCGCCCCCGCAGGCCATGCCGCCGCTGCCGCCGTCGTATCAGTCGGCCGCCCCGGCGCCCGCCGGCCAGTGGTCCGCACAGCCGCAGCACCAGCCACAGGCACAGCCCACGGACCCGAACGCTCCCGCGCAGGGGCAGCCGCCGTTCCAGCCGCAGGCGCCGCAGCCCGCGCCCGCCGCCTGGAACCCGCCGGCCGCGCCGCCGACGCCGCCGAACCAGCCGCCCGCCCAGCCCGCACCGCAGCCCGGCGCCTACGGCTTCCCGCAGCCGGGGGCCCCGGCCGCACCGAACGCCCAGGGCGGCTACGGATTCCCCCACCCCGGCGCCCCGGCCCAGGCCCCGGCCACACAACAGCCGCCGGCCCAGCAGCCCAACACCTCGCCCACCCCTACCCCGAACCCCCAGGACGGCTACGGCTTCCCGCAGCCCGGGCCCAACGCCCAAGGCGGCTACGGATTCCCCCACCCCGGCGCCCCGGCCCAAACCCCGGCCACACAACAGCCCCCGGCCCAGCAGCCCAACACCCCGCCCACCCCTGCCCCGAACCCTCAGGACGGCTACGGCTTCCCGCACCCCGGCGCGCCCGCCCCAGCCGCGCCCAACCCCCAGGGCGGATACGGCTTCCCCCACCCGGGTGCCCCGGCACCGGCCGCCCAGCAGCCCCACCCCGCCGTGCCCCCGCAGGCCCAGCCGCAGCCCGAAGGGCAGGGGCAGCCTCCGCAGCAGCCCCAGCCCGTGGATCCGCGGACCGGGGCCGCCTGGCCGCAGCCCATGCAGCACGACCAGCGGCAGCCGACCAACCCGGGTGCCGCGCCGCTCGGTTACACCGCTGCCGTGGAGCTGTCGTCCGACAGGCTGCTCAACAGCAAGAAGCAGAAGGCGAAGAGCAGCCGTCCGGCGGCCGGTGGCGGGCGGTTCAAGATCGGCGGCAAGAAGGAGGAGGCCGAGCGGCAGCGGAAGCTGGAGCTGATCCGCACGCCGGTGCTCTCCTGCTACCGGATCGCCGTGATCAGCCTCAAGGGCGGTGTCGGCAAGACGACCACGACCACCGCGCTCGGCTCCACGCTCGCCACCGAGCGGCAGGACAAGATCCTCGCGATCGACGCCAACCCGGACGCGGGCACCCTCGGGCGTCGCGTGCGGCGCGAGACCGGGGCCACCATCCGTGACCTCGTCCAGGCGATCCCGTACCTCAACTCGTACATGGACATCAGGCGGTTCACGTCCCAGGCGCCGTCCGGTCTGGAGATCATCGCCAACGACGTCGACCCGGCCGTGTCCACGACGTTCAACGACGAGGACTACCGGCGCGCGATCGACGTGCTGGGCAAGCAGTACCCGGTGATCCTCACGGACTCCGGCACCGGTCTGCTCTACAGCGCCATGCGCGGGGTGCTGGACCTCGCAGACCAGCTCATCATCATCTCGACGCCTTCGGTGGACGGTGCGAGCAGCGCGAGCACGACGCTGGACTGGCTGTCGGCGCACGGTTACGCCGACCTCGTCGCCCGGTCCATCACCGTCATCTCCGGTGTGCGCGAGACGGGCAAGATGATCAAGGTCGAGGACATCGTGTCGCACTTCGAGACGCGCTGCCGGGGCGTCATCGTCGTACCGTTCGACGAGCATCTCGCCGCCGGCGCCGAGGTCGACCTCGACATGATGCGGCCGAAGGTGCGGGAGGCGTACTTCAACCTCGCGGCGATGGTCGCCGAGGACTTCACCCGCCACCAGCAGGCGCACGGCCTGTGGACCTCCGACGGCAACCCGCCGCCGGTGGCCGCCCCGCCGCTGCCCGGCCATCCCGTCCCGGGCCAGCCAGGCCCGTACCCCCAGCAGCCGCAGCCCGGACAGCCGTACCCCCAGCCGGGCCAGCCCCCTGCCCAGCCAGGGCAGCCGTACCCGCAGGCCGCAGGCCAGCCGCCCTACCCGCAGCCGGGGCAGCCGGCCGCCCAGCCGGGTCAGCCGTACCCCCAGCCCGGGCAGCCTCCGGCAGCGCCCCCGCAGCCGGGCTACGGCTACCCGCAGCCCGGTCAGCCGGGCTACCCGGCGCAGCCCGACGGGCAGACCCCGCCGCCTCCGCCGCCGTCGCAGTAA
- a CDS encoding polyribonucleotide nucleotidyltransferase — protein sequence MENETHYAEAVIDNGAFGTRTIRFETGRLAKQAAGSAVAYLDDDTMVLSATTASKNPKDQLDFFPLTVDVEERMYAAGKIPGSFFRREGRPSEDAILTCRLIDRPLRPSFKKGLRNEIQVVATIMALNPDHLYDVVAINAASASTQLAGLPFSGPIGGVRVALIRGQWVAFPTHTELEDAVFDMVVAGRVLEDGDVAIMMVEAEATEKTIKLVEGGAEAPTEEVVAAGLEAAKPFIKVLCKAQSDLASKAAKPTGEFPIFLDYQDDVLEALTAAVKPELAQALTIAGKQERESELDRVKQLAAEKLLPEFEGREKEISAAYRSLTKTLVRERVIKEKKRIDGRGVTDIRTLAAEVEAIPRVHGSAVFERGETQILGVTTLNMLRMEQQLDTLSPVTRKRYMHNYNFPPYSTGETGRVGSPKRREIGHGALAERALIPVLPTREEFPYAIRQVSEALSSNGSTSMGSVCASTMSLLNAGVPLKAPVAGIAMGLISQEIEGETHYVTLTDILGAEDAFGDMDFKVAGTKEFVTALQLDTKLDGIPASVLAAALKQARDARLHILDVMMEAIDTPDEMSPNAPRIITVKIPVDKIGEVIGPKGKMINQIQEDTGAEITIEDDGTIYIGAADGPAAEAARATINGIANPTMPEVGERYLGTVVKTTTFGAFVSLLPGKDGLLHISQIRKLAGGKRVENVEDVLGVGQKVQVEIAEIDSRGKLSLIPVIEGEENDETKDDTDK from the coding sequence GTGGAGAACGAGACCCACTACGCCGAGGCCGTCATCGACAACGGCGCCTTCGGCACCCGCACCATCCGCTTCGAGACGGGCCGCCTGGCCAAGCAGGCCGCCGGCTCCGCCGTGGCGTACCTGGACGACGACACCATGGTGCTGTCGGCCACCACCGCCTCCAAGAACCCCAAGGACCAGCTCGACTTCTTCCCCCTCACGGTGGACGTCGAGGAGCGGATGTACGCCGCCGGCAAGATCCCCGGCAGCTTCTTCCGCCGTGAGGGCCGCCCCTCCGAGGACGCGATCCTCACCTGCCGCCTGATCGACCGCCCGCTGCGCCCGTCCTTCAAGAAGGGCCTGCGCAACGAGATCCAGGTCGTCGCCACGATCATGGCGCTCAACCCCGACCACCTGTACGACGTCGTCGCGATCAACGCCGCCTCCGCGTCCACGCAGCTGGCCGGTCTGCCCTTCTCCGGCCCGATCGGCGGCGTCCGCGTCGCGCTGATCCGCGGTCAGTGGGTGGCCTTCCCGACGCACACCGAGCTCGAGGACGCCGTCTTCGACATGGTCGTCGCGGGCCGCGTCCTGGAGGACGGCGACGTCGCGATCATGATGGTCGAGGCCGAGGCCACCGAGAAGACCATCAAGCTGGTCGAGGGCGGCGCCGAGGCCCCCACCGAGGAGGTCGTCGCCGCCGGTCTGGAAGCCGCGAAGCCCTTCATCAAGGTCCTCTGCAAGGCCCAGTCGGACCTCGCCTCCAAGGCCGCCAAGCCGACCGGCGAGTTCCCGATCTTCCTGGACTACCAGGACGACGTCCTGGAGGCGCTCACCGCCGCCGTCAAGCCGGAGCTCGCCCAGGCGCTCACCATCGCCGGCAAGCAGGAGCGCGAGTCCGAGCTGGACCGCGTCAAGCAGCTCGCCGCCGAGAAGCTCCTGCCGGAGTTCGAGGGCCGCGAGAAGGAGATCTCCGCCGCGTACCGCTCGCTGACCAAGACCCTGGTCCGCGAGCGCGTCATCAAGGAGAAGAAGCGCATCGACGGCCGCGGTGTCACCGACATCCGCACCCTGGCCGCCGAGGTCGAGGCGATCCCGCGGGTCCACGGCTCCGCGGTGTTCGAGCGTGGCGAGACCCAGATCCTGGGCGTCACCACCCTGAACATGCTCCGCATGGAGCAGCAGCTGGACACGCTGTCGCCGGTGACCCGCAAGCGCTACATGCACAACTACAACTTCCCGCCGTACTCCACCGGCGAGACCGGCCGCGTCGGCTCCCCGAAGCGCCGCGAGATCGGCCACGGCGCCCTCGCCGAGCGCGCCCTGATCCCGGTCCTGCCGACGCGCGAGGAGTTCCCCTACGCGATCCGCCAGGTCTCCGAGGCGCTCAGCTCGAACGGCTCGACCTCCATGGGCTCGGTCTGCGCCTCCACCATGTCGCTGCTGAACGCCGGTGTGCCGCTGAAGGCCCCCGTCGCCGGTATCGCGATGGGCCTGATCTCCCAGGAGATCGAGGGCGAGACGCACTACGTCACCCTCACCGACATCCTCGGTGCGGAGGACGCCTTCGGCGACATGGACTTCAAGGTCGCCGGCACCAAGGAGTTCGTGACCGCCCTCCAGCTCGACACCAAGCTGGACGGCATCCCCGCCTCCGTCCTGGCCGCCGCCCTCAAGCAGGCCCGTGACGCCCGCCTCCACATCCTCGACGTGATGATGGAAGCGATCGACACGCCGGACGAGATGTCCCCGAACGCACCGCGGATCATCACCGTGAAGATCCCGGTCGACAAGATCGGCGAGGTCATCGGCCCCAAGGGCAAGATGATCAACCAGATCCAGGAGGACACCGGCGCCGAGATCACCATCGAGGACGACGGCACGATCTACATCGGCGCCGCCGACGGCCCCGCTGCTGAGGCCGCCCGCGCCACGATCAACGGCATCGCCAACCCGACGATGCCCGAGGTCGGCGAGCGCTACCTCGGTACGGTCGTCAAGACGACGACCTTCGGTGCGTTCGTCTCCCTGCTGCCCGGCAAGGACGGTCTGCTGCACATCTCGCAGATCCGCAAGCTCGCCGGCGGCAAGCGCGTGGAGAACGTCGAGGACGTCCTCGGTGTGGGCCAGAAGGTCCAGGTCGAGATCGCCGAGATCGACTCCCGCGGCAAGCTCTCCCTGATCCCGGTCATCGAGGGCGAAGAGAACGATGAGACGAAGGACGACACCGACAAGTGA
- a CDS encoding DUF397 domain-containing protein has translation MAETAEEIKARKERERDELYALDISGVEWHCAPGTEEHEERVEIAYLPDGAVAMRSSLDPDTVLRYTEAEWRAFVLGARDGEFDLEPQPHNGGLQAEAGQ, from the coding sequence ATGGCGGAGACGGCTGAGGAGATCAAGGCGCGCAAGGAGCGGGAGCGGGACGAGCTCTACGCCCTCGACATCTCCGGTGTGGAGTGGCACTGCGCGCCGGGCACCGAGGAGCACGAGGAGCGGGTCGAGATCGCGTACCTGCCCGACGGGGCGGTGGCGATGCGGTCCTCGCTCGACCCGGACACGGTGCTGCGCTACACCGAGGCGGAGTGGCGGGCGTTCGTGCTGGGAGCACGGGACGGGGAGTTCGATCTGGAGCCGCAGCCGCACAACGGGGGCTTGCAGGCCGAGGCCGGGCAGTAG
- a CDS encoding ABC transporter permease — protein sequence MTTTTGTGPSPRALARQRRRASVARFWRQYRAERAGLYGLTALGLCALLALFAPLFVGSDVSSVTDAPGRPMQSPSAEFPLGTDQFGRDLLGLVVWGSRVSLLVGLLAAVLSVAIGTLIGVTAGHFKGWYATVMMRITDWFLVMPTLVLAIALATVMSRSLTTTVVAIGVTTWPTTARLVRAQTLAVETRPYIERAKALGGGHWHIMSRHVLPNVMPLVLAQTTLIISSAILAEATLAFLGLGDPTVVSWGGLLQDAREAGAVSAGDWWYLVPPGIAIAVVALAFTLCGRAVESVLNPRLGVSR from the coding sequence ATGACGACGACGACCGGCACGGGCCCGAGCCCGCGCGCCCTCGCCCGGCAGCGGCGCCGGGCGTCCGTGGCGCGCTTCTGGCGGCAGTACCGCGCCGAGCGGGCAGGGCTGTACGGCCTGACCGCGCTCGGCCTGTGCGCGCTGCTGGCGCTGTTCGCACCCCTGTTCGTCGGCTCCGACGTGAGCAGTGTGACCGACGCGCCGGGGCGTCCGATGCAGAGCCCGAGCGCCGAGTTCCCGCTCGGCACGGACCAGTTCGGGCGGGACCTGCTGGGCCTGGTGGTCTGGGGCTCGCGGGTGTCGCTGCTGGTCGGGTTGCTCGCGGCCGTGCTGTCGGTCGCGATCGGCACCCTGATCGGGGTCACGGCGGGCCACTTCAAGGGCTGGTACGCGACGGTGATGATGCGGATCACCGACTGGTTCCTGGTCATGCCGACGCTGGTGCTGGCGATCGCCCTGGCGACCGTGATGTCCCGCTCGCTGACCACGACCGTCGTGGCGATCGGCGTGACCACCTGGCCGACCACGGCCCGGCTGGTGCGCGCGCAGACCCTCGCCGTGGAGACCAGGCCGTACATCGAGCGGGCGAAGGCGCTCGGCGGCGGGCACTGGCACATCATGTCGAGGCACGTCCTGCCCAATGTGATGCCGCTGGTGCTGGCGCAGACGACCCTGATCATCTCCTCGGCCATCCTCGCCGAGGCGACCCTCGCCTTCCTCGGGCTCGGCGACCCCACGGTCGTGTCGTGGGGCGGGCTGCTCCAGGACGCGCGGGAGGCGGGCGCGGTCAGTGCCGGGGACTGGTGGTACCTGGTGCCGCCGGGCATCGCCATCGCCGTGGTGGCGCTGGCGTTCACGCTGTGCGGGCGGGCCGTGGAGTCCGTCCTCAACCCCAGGCTGGGGGTGTCGCGGTGA
- a CDS encoding ABC transporter permease: protein MTADATPALVEDKHTPAGPRVRKSSAYPRYLAGKVAGAAVSLLAVLVTSFFLFRLIPGDPVKTMTGGRQVSAEQLAAYREEFGLDLPLWRQFTDYCGKALTGDFGTSYQFRAPVVDKITEALPNTLLLTGTAFVLYTALGIFLGTRSAWRHGKLGDRVNTGLALTLYSIPSFWLGLLLIIVLSVGIGPVPGMFPTGGMESGGKEGFAYVVDVAHHLVLPVVTLVAVEYGQTLLVTRSALLDEMGSDYLTTARAKGLRDDLVRRRHAVPNALLPTVTLIFINLGRTVAGVILVETVFSWPGLGGLFYQALSVPDLPLVQGLFFVFAAAVIVMNTLADLVYPLLDPRVAR, encoded by the coding sequence ATGACCGCTGACGCGACACCCGCGCTGGTCGAGGACAAGCACACGCCGGCCGGGCCGCGGGTACGCAAGAGCTCCGCGTACCCGCGGTACCTCGCGGGCAAGGTGGCGGGCGCGGCCGTATCGCTGCTGGCCGTGCTCGTCACCAGCTTCTTCCTCTTCCGGCTGATCCCCGGCGACCCGGTGAAGACCATGACGGGCGGCCGTCAGGTCTCGGCCGAGCAGCTGGCCGCCTATCGCGAGGAGTTCGGGCTCGACCTGCCGCTGTGGCGGCAGTTCACCGACTACTGCGGCAAGGCGCTGACCGGCGACTTCGGGACGTCGTACCAGTTCCGCGCCCCCGTCGTCGACAAGATCACCGAGGCGCTGCCGAACACCCTGCTGCTGACCGGGACCGCCTTCGTCCTCTACACCGCGCTGGGCATCTTCCTCGGCACCCGGTCGGCGTGGCGGCACGGCAAGCTCGGCGACCGGGTCAACACCGGCCTGGCGCTGACGCTGTACTCCATCCCGTCCTTCTGGCTCGGGCTGCTGCTGATCATCGTGCTGTCGGTGGGCATCGGCCCGGTCCCGGGCATGTTCCCCACCGGCGGCATGGAGTCGGGCGGCAAGGAGGGCTTCGCGTACGTCGTCGACGTGGCGCACCATCTGGTGCTGCCGGTGGTGACGCTGGTGGCCGTGGAGTACGGGCAGACGCTGCTGGTCACCCGGTCGGCGCTGCTGGACGAGATGGGCAGCGACTATCTGACGACCGCGCGGGCCAAGGGGCTGCGCGACGACCTGGTCCGGCGCCGGCACGCCGTGCCGAACGCGCTGCTGCCGACCGTGACGCTGATCTTCATCAACCTCGGCCGGACGGTGGCGGGCGTGATCCTGGTGGAGACGGTGTTCTCCTGGCCCGGGCTCGGCGGGCTGTTCTACCAGGCACTGAGTGTGCCCGATCTGCCGCTGGTGCAGGGACTGTTCTTCGTGTTCGCCGCCGCGGTCATCGTGATGAACACCCTCGCCGACCTGGTCTATCCCCTGCTCGACCCCCGGGTGGCCCGATGA
- a CDS encoding ABC transporter substrate-binding protein: protein MGTKDQTRSLPRGLRLVAAAGAAALTLTAGLATPLDPAPRQARAADDGKKVLTVAVAQSVDSLSPFLAVRLLSTSIHRLMYEYLTNYDPKDNHAIPGLATKWEPSPDKLTWTYTIRSNSKWSDGKQATAEDAAWTFNKMMTDSGAATANGSYVGNFRKVTAPSPTKLVIELKKPQATMTALDVPIVPKHVWEKVSDFSEFNNDKSFPVVGNGPFVLTGYKADSYVRLKANKSFWRGAPKFDELVFRYYKDQDAAVSALRKGEVSFVAGSPSLTPAQAASLEGAENIKVNDAPGRRFYALATNPGAKAKNGKKFGDGHPSLLDQRVRNALFKAVDRKAVIDKVFQGHAVEGEGYIPPRFSQYFWKPSSSQKLTYDPAEAARMLDQAGYRKNGDGKRVGKDGKPITYRVLCHATDPNDKAVGKYLQEWWGELGIGVQLNCLDNVTDPWLAGKYDLAFDGWSVNPDPDFVLSIHTCGALPATPEDTGATDNFICDKKYDELYARQLAEYDPAKRADIVKQMESRLYDLGYMNVMAYPNAVEAYRTDQIKSITTMPAKAGNIYGQDGYWSWWSAVPAESSGSSDNASSTGVVAGIVGGVVVLAGLGVFAAMRRRSTAEDRE from the coding sequence ATGGGCACGAAAGATCAGACACGCAGCCTCCCGCGCGGCCTCAGGCTCGTCGCCGCGGCCGGAGCGGCCGCGCTCACCCTCACCGCCGGTCTCGCGACCCCGCTCGACCCGGCGCCCCGGCAGGCCCGGGCGGCCGACGACGGCAAGAAGGTGCTGACCGTCGCGGTGGCGCAGAGCGTGGACTCGCTCAGCCCGTTCCTGGCGGTCCGGCTGCTCAGTACGAGCATTCACCGGCTCATGTACGAGTACCTGACGAACTACGACCCCAAGGACAACCACGCCATCCCGGGCCTCGCCACCAAATGGGAGCCGTCGCCCGACAAGCTGACCTGGACGTACACGATCCGCTCCAACTCGAAGTGGTCGGACGGCAAGCAGGCCACCGCCGAGGACGCGGCGTGGACGTTCAACAAGATGATGACCGACTCCGGCGCTGCCACGGCGAACGGCAGCTACGTCGGCAACTTCCGGAAGGTGACGGCCCCCAGCCCGACCAAGCTGGTCATCGAGCTGAAGAAGCCACAGGCCACGATGACCGCGCTCGATGTGCCGATCGTGCCGAAGCACGTGTGGGAGAAGGTCTCGGACTTCTCCGAGTTCAACAACGACAAGAGCTTCCCGGTGGTGGGCAACGGGCCGTTCGTGCTGACCGGCTACAAGGCCGACAGCTACGTCCGTCTCAAGGCCAACAAGAGCTTCTGGCGGGGGGCGCCGAAGTTCGACGAGCTGGTCTTCCGCTACTACAAGGACCAGGACGCGGCGGTGTCGGCGCTGCGCAAGGGCGAGGTTTCGTTCGTCGCCGGTTCGCCGTCCCTGACGCCCGCTCAGGCGGCGTCCCTGGAGGGCGCGGAGAACATCAAGGTCAACGACGCCCCCGGCCGCCGTTTCTACGCCCTCGCCACCAACCCGGGCGCGAAGGCGAAGAACGGCAAGAAGTTCGGCGACGGCCACCCGTCGCTGCTGGACCAGCGGGTGCGGAACGCGCTGTTCAAGGCCGTCGACCGCAAGGCCGTCATCGACAAGGTGTTCCAGGGGCACGCCGTCGAGGGCGAGGGCTACATCCCGCCGCGCTTCTCTCAGTACTTCTGGAAGCCGTCCAGCAGCCAGAAGCTGACGTACGACCCGGCCGAGGCGGCCCGGATGCTCGACCAGGCGGGTTACCGGAAGAACGGCGACGGCAAGCGCGTCGGCAAGGACGGCAAGCCCATCACCTACCGCGTCCTGTGCCACGCCACCGACCCGAACGACAAGGCGGTCGGCAAGTACCTCCAGGAGTGGTGGGGCGAGCTCGGCATCGGCGTCCAGCTCAACTGCCTGGACAACGTGACCGACCCCTGGCTGGCCGGCAAGTACGACCTGGCCTTCGACGGCTGGTCGGTCAACCCGGACCCGGACTTCGTGCTGTCCATCCACACCTGCGGCGCGCTCCCGGCGACCCCCGAGGACACGGGCGCGACCGACAACTTCATCTGCGACAAGAAGTACGACGAGCTCTACGCCCGGCAGCTCGCCGAATACGACCCCGCCAAACGGGCGGACATCGTCAAGCAGATGGAGTCGCGGCTGTACGACCTCGGGTACATGAACGTCATGGCGTATCCGAACGCGGTCGAGGCCTACCGGACGGACCAGATCAAGTCCATCACGACCATGCCGGCGAAGGCGGGGAACATCTACGGCCAGGACGGCTACTGGAGCTGGTGGTCGGCGGTCCCGGCGGAGTCGAGCGGCTCGTCGGACAACGCGTCGTCGACGGGGGTCGTGGCCGGGATCGTCGGAGGTGTCGTGGTCCTCGCCGGGCTCGGCGTCTTCGCGGCGATGCGGCGGCGCTCCACCGCCGAGGACCGCGAGTAG
- the rpsO gene encoding 30S ribosomal protein S15, whose amino-acid sequence MSLDAATKKQIMSEFGTKEGDTGSPEVQVALLSRRISDLTEHLKTHKHDHHSRRGLLILVGQRRRLLQYLAKKDIQRFRALVDRLGIRRGAAGAK is encoded by the coding sequence GTGTCGCTCGACGCCGCTACGAAGAAGCAGATCATGTCCGAGTTCGGTACCAAGGAGGGCGACACCGGCTCCCCCGAGGTCCAGGTCGCTCTGCTGTCGCGTCGGATCTCCGACCTGACCGAGCACCTCAAGACCCACAAGCACGACCACCACTCCCGCCGTGGTCTGCTGATCCTGGTCGGTCAGCGCCGCCGGCTGCTGCAGTACCTCGCCAAGAAGGACATCCAGCGCTTCCGTGCGCTGGTCGACCGCCTCGGCATCCGCCGCGGTGCGGCGGGCGCCAAGTAA